One Candidatus Eisenbacteria bacterium genomic window, CGCGCGCCGCGGGAGCTCCGCGACTCGATGCTTCGCTCGGGCTCTCCCGCAACGGACCGGAGTCGGTCCGCTTTTGTCTTCTCGAGCCTCTTCCTGCACGTGCACTCTGTCCGCGTCCACAGGTGGTCGCTGCGCTGGTCCACGACGATGGGTCTCGGGATCGCGGCCGCCGCGGCCTTCCTGGTCACCTTAATCACAGGCGTACTCCTCATGTTCTACTACAAGCCGTATCCGGACGTTGCCTATCTGTCGATGAAGGACATCCACTTCGTTGTGCCGACAGGCCGCTTCATCCGGAACATCCACCGCTGGGCCGGGAATGTCATGGTCGTCCTCGTCCTGCTGCACATGGCCCGCGTCTTCTACACTGCCGCTTACCGTCGGCCGCGCGAGTTCAACTGGGTGATCGGGATGCTCCTGCTGGTGGTCACCCTCGGGCTTTCCTTCACCGGCTACCTGCTTCCATGGGACCAGCTCGCCTATTGGGCGATCACAATAGGAGCGAACATCGCACAATCTCCCCGGGAGCTGACGGACGCCTTGGGGATCACACACCTCTTCGATCTCGGCGGCATCCAGAAGCTCCTTCTTCTCGGTTCGGATCAAGTGGGGGAGGAATCGCTGATCCGCTTCTACCTCCTTCATGTGATGATCCTGCCCCTCGCCCTCGTTGTCCTCTTGTCGGTACATATGTGGAGGGTGCGCAAGGACGGGGGGCTGACGCGCCCCGCGGACGCCGATCTCAGGCTGCCGCCGATCACTCCCGCCACCTACCCC contains:
- a CDS encoding DUF4405 domain-containing protein, with product RAPRELRDSMLRSGSPATDRSRSAFVFSSLFLHVHSVRVHRWSLRWSTTMGLGIAAAAAFLVTLITGVLLMFYYKPYPDVAYLSMKDIHFVVPTGRFIRNIHRWAGNVMVVLVLLHMARVFYTAAYRRPREFNWVIGMLLLVVTLGLSFTGYLLPWDQLAYWAITIGANIAQSPRELTDALGITHLFDLGGIQKLLLLGSDQVGEESLIRFYLLHVMILPLALVVLLSVHMWRVRKDGGLTRPADADLRLPPITPATYPVFTEAPQRTYHLAAVVKGRTPAVGNGPENCVPAMPHLFYAEAAVFMMTVLACLALALLRDAPLKELANPAVPENPAKAPWYFLGLQELVSYSAFMGGMGIPLVVILGLLLIPYLDREIAGTGEWFGGPGGRRVVARSAFFGLGSVILLEAFAIRFGWIRQWWPESPQLLITLINPGTVLTLLYAIFSLWAIRRFDSVRAGAMALFTCFLAGFVVLTVIGVHFRGPNWDFFWSPSDWPGH